TGCAGTTTTGGGATTTCTGTTCTCTTTATTGTTATTATTGTTATCCCGGTTACCGCCTGGATTTGCATTCAAAAGGATCAGGATGGTGTTCTTTTTCCTTTTCCCTCTACTTCTGGTAATGCCATTCACAGTTGATGGAAAGGAGCTTTTCGGTATTGCCGGTCTTTCATTCACTCTTGATGGCCTGACATTTGCTTTGCTGGTTATCATAAGAGCACTGGCTGCAGTTACTCTTGCCCTGACAATGCTGGCAACAACAAGATTCGATATTACGGTGAAGGCTCTGTATTCTTTGAAAATTCCCGGTGTTCTTGTGCAGATGCTCATGTTTACCTATCGTTACATCTTTGTAATCACTGATGAGTTCAGCAGGATGTGGGAGTCAATGGAATGCAAAGGTTTTAGTTTGAAAGCCAATTATCATGGTCTTTCGATTTTTGGAAATATGCTGGGTATGATCATCATAAAGAGTTATGACAGGACAAGAAGGGTCTATGAATCCATGGTTTCCAAAGGTTACAATGGAAAACCAAGAACTCTCATAAATCTGAAAATGAGCACAAAGGATTATGTACTAAGCACATGTATGGTTGGAATTGCAATCTTTGTGCACGTTTATCAGTTTATATTTTTAATTGAATTATTGTAGAATAACGGTCAAATCATGGTAGAAGCGATTAAGGTCGAAGGTCTGAGCTATTCCTATTCTGACGGAACAAAAGCTCTTGATGACGTAAACATCTCAATCAATGAAGGTGAGAAAGTTGTGGTTATCGGACCTAACGGTGCCGGAAAAACCACATTTTTCCTGCATCTGAATGGTACTATCAAGAATCCGGGTGGAGATGTCCGGGTATTTGGCAGGAGGATTGCAGACCTGAAGATCGAAGATCGTATTCATCAGGTAGGTGTTGTTTTCCAGGATCCTGATGACCAGCTTTTCATGCCTACTGTATTTGATGATGTTGCATTCGGTCCTATAAATATGGGTCTTGACAAGGACGAAGTTAAAAACCGTGTTCAAAAGGCTCTTTCAAAGGTCGGTCTTTCAGGCTTTGAAGAGAAAGTACCTCATAATCTGAGTTATGGGCAGAAAAAAAGGGTTGCTCTTGCTGCTGTTCTTTCAATGGAACCTAAGGTGCTTGTACTTGATGAGCCAACAGCAAATCTTGATCCAAAGAGCCGTGCAGATTTTATCAGCCTTATCAGTGATCTGAATGAGAAGGATGGGATTACTACAATCATCGCTATGCACGATGTAAACGCACTTCCGGCTCTTGCAGATCGTGTTTATGTGTTGAATAAGCGTATAGTTGCAGAAGGTTCTCCAAGAGATATTTTTTCGGACTGGTCACTTCTCAATGAGAACAACCTGGAAGCACCGGATGTTTTTAAGCTTTTTAAGGTTCTGAACTGTTTTGGTTATTCTTCAGACGACCTTCCCTTATCTTTTGATGAGGCAGTGGAGATCCTCACAAAAACAATAGAGGGCACCGAAGGCCATATTCATCTGCATGTCCATGAGCATACTCATAAAGAGATCTCCCGTGTGATGAACTCGTACAATCATCACCGTAATGGGAAGAAATAGTTCACACTAATCTATATCTACTAACAACACAAACATAGTACTGATGTTCAGGAAGATACGCAGGTACATTACTATTTTCAGGGTGTTTTCAAAGTACAATCTTTTTAGCCTTGTTTACAGTGAGGTAAACCAGTATTATGTTTCTAACAGGAGAAATCCCTGTGTATTGGATTCCAGGAACAGGGAAAAAGCCGTAAAGCTCAGAAAGGCTCTGGAGGAGCTAGGTCCTACTTTCATAAAACTGGGTCAGATCCTGAGTAAAAGACCTGACATCGTTCCTGCTGTGTATATAGAGGAACTCGGTAACCTTCAGGATAATGTCAATCCACTCGAATTCGACAAAATGAAAGTTGCATTTGAGGGATTTAGTTGTAGCATTGGTACTGAGACTGACGAGACACTTGAACATTCAAATTTTGATATTCTTAGCATTTTTGATGAATTCAATACTGAAGCAATTGCATGTGCTTCTATTGCCCAGATATATGAGGCAAAACTTGATGGAAAAAAGGTTGCTGTAAAGATCACAAGGCCTAATTTAATAGAGACCATCAACCTGGATCTTGCAATTCTTAACGATATCAAGCCGCTTATAGTAAGAGTACTTGGCCTTGGCAAGAATTTCGATATTGATGCTTTTCTCTTTGAGTTCAGGGAACTACTTAATCGTGAGCTTGACCTGAGCAATGAGGCAAGGAACATAAAGCGTTTTGAAGAGAATTTTGCGGATGTGAAAGAAGTACATGTTCCGCATATCTATGATGAGTTTTCAAATGAGAATGTCCTTGTGATGGATTACATGGAAGGTGTTACTATCAGAAAGCTCTCGGGCGTGACACCTGAAAAGAAAAAATGGTATGCGGATATTATCAGCAAAAGCTATCTGAAGCAGGTCTATCTCGATGGCTTTTACCATGCGGATCCTCACAGTTCTAACATCATATTGCAGGAAGGTGGTATAGCTTACATTGATTTTGGAGCAGTCGGCACAATTGATGATGAACTGCGCCGCAATATGCTCAACCTTTTCTATGGTATCTACAAGAAGAGACTTGACGTGGTCTTCGAATCGTTCATGAAGATTACCGGCATTAACAAGGAAGATATCAATATACGCCGCTTCAAGCTTGATCTTGATGATATAATCTCAAAGCAGAATTACTCATCCGGCGAGCGCCAGAGTGATAACTACGCTACTCTTGCTCTGAAATATGATCTTTCACTTCCAAGCGAATTCTCAACCCTTGAAAGAGCCTTGATACTCATAGAAGCAAATTGTCTTGAGCTTGATCCAAAATTCAATCTGCTGGAAAATGCAAAACCTGTAATTACAAAGGTTTTGATGAAGCGCTATTCACCATTTGAGGCATTTGAGTACCTGCAGCTTGAAGGCGACAGGTATCTGGAAATTATCAAAGAATTACCTCAGGGCGTTAACGATGTTATTGAAACCATCAGGGGCTATAAGATCGAAAGATTTGAAAAGAAGACCGATGAGATCCGGAAATATAAGACGATAGATTCTATCTCCAAATATACGTTCCTGCTTGGTATTCTGCTGGCATCTTCATACTTTGCAGCCAGTGGAGAGGGTTACCTTCCTGTCATGGGCATTATAGGATTTATGAGTGCAATATTCCTGTTTGCAGTCATGTTTGTAAATAAGTCCTGATTTTTCACATTTTTTTACATTTAATCGTCATCAGGGATTGTAAATTTTATTTAGTTTAAAAGCTAATGTCGTATTGGGGCTAAAAGTTGTAACACCGTTGCTTCTTTTAAGTGATAATTCGGGAGGGTGTGGAAATCAATCACAAAAAAGGAAACAATTTTGGATGGTTATTTGGCGGGAAGCACTATGATTTTTTTGCAACAATTCTTGGATTCGGAAATACATACTACAGCCAGGTAGCTGATGCACTACCATTGGAAAAAGGTATGAATGTGCTTGATCTGGGATGTGGTACTGAGTCTGTTGGTATTGCGGTTTCTGATCAACTAGAAGGGAATGTAAAATTGCATGGACTTGACCTGTCTGGAATTCAGCTTGGATATGCCGCATCCAAAGGTCTGAAAAGAGATGTTCCTCTTAACCTTTATAGGGGTTCAATGGATCTTCTACCGTTCAACGATGGTTCATTTGATCTTGTAGTTACATCTGTGGCGTTCTGTGAAACAACGTCTGAAGTGAGAAAAGGAGCTATCGTGGAGGTTTCAAGGGTATTAAAAGAGAAAGGTTTCTTTGCGATTGTGGATTGTGCAAAGCCTATCCTTGGTCTGGATACAGTAATGATGCTTCCGTTCTTCATGTTCAAGGAAACTGCTGAAAGCTGGAATAATCACTATCCTGAAATTTGCAGAGAAAATAACCTTATTCTTGAAAATGAGGTATATATCAAGTCTTACGTAAAATGCCAGCTTTTTAGAAAAGCTGATTAAAAAAAGAGTTTTGTCCGCACTAAGGCGGACAAGAAGTAGTTTGTTTATCCGAAGAGTGCTCCGAGACCAGCCATGCCGCTCTCTTCTGACTTGTCTTCTTCTTCTTCCTCAGCTGGTGCTTCTTCTACAGCTGCTGCTGCTGCTGGAGCTGCTGCTGCTGCAGGTGCTGCTGCTACTGCTGCGGTTGCCATTGCTTCCTCGATGTCTACGCCATCAAGAGCTGCGACAAGTGCCTTTGCACGTGCATCGCTGACGTCTACGCCTGCTGCCTGAAGTACTGCTGTTACTGCTTCTTCTGTAATGTCTTTACCTGCTTTAAAGAGTAAAAGTGCTGCATATATGTATTCCATGTGAAATCACCTTTTATTTATCAATGTAAGTTATGTAGTTTGTTAATTTTGATTATCCGAAGAGTGCTCCAAGTCCGGCCATGCCGTCTTCTTCTGATGCCTCTTCTTCCTGTTCTTCTTCCTTCTCTTCTTCTGCTTCAACAGTTGTTGTTGCAACAGATGCTGCTGCTGCGCTTGCTGCTGCACCGAGTGCTTCCTTCAGCTCATCGTCAACTGCATCTTCATTGTTAGCAGATGCAGCGGATGCAACTGAAAGCATCTCCAACTGTGCTTTTCCAAGAAGCAGATCGACAATTCCTGGTTCCAGGACCACAGCTTCGACACCAAGGTTGCGTGACTCTGTTGTTGCTTTTGCAATGAGTGTCTTGATGTTCTCTTCTGTTGGGTATGCTGCGAACACGGATGTGTTGAATGCCTGCTGTGCTGCCAGCACAATGTCTGAGAAGTATTTGTTTTCGTCAATGGCCAGTACATCTGGTGTGAAGATCATTCCGTTCTCAAGGGCTGCTCTTAGGTCAAGACCTACTTCCATAGGATAGATCTCGAGTCTTGTAAGCATTGCAGCGAGTTTCTGTGAAACAGCTTCGCCTTCCTTTGCTACGGTTTTTGTATCTTTTATTACCACTTTGCCCTTGTCGATCGCTGCAGGTATTCCTGCTGCCTGCATATCTCCGAGAATTGGGCCAGGTGGGAATGATGTTGGTCCCTTTTCGACGATAATGTCACGAGGTGCAATGGCACCTGCTTTGATAGGGGATGGGCTCTTGCTATTCTCCATTGTCTTGAACAGTTTGAATGGATTCTGTTCAGTGAATACAAGGGCGGTCTGTACGTCTACGTACTCTACCATTTCCTTTACATCATCGGTCTGCTCAAGTGCTCTCTTGATAAGAGTGTTTCTTGCGACTTTCAAAACAGCCTTGCCTTTAAGATCCCTTCTCATCTTCTGAAGTTGCTTTGCTGGAATTCCTCCAATGCCTACAACACCCATGATAGGGTATTCTTTGACGAGTTCCTTTATTGCCTCAACTTCATCCTTTTTCCACTGTGGGATGTGGCTTGTGTGGTGCTCTTTGGCCATATTATACCACCTTCACTGATTTACCCATAGTGGTTGTAACATAAATGGATCTTATGTTGTGCTTACCTTTTTCAAGGGCACCTTCCACTCTACTAAGGACTGTTTCTATGTTCTCTGCAAGTTTCTGGACTTCCATGTTTTTGCGGCCAACAGATACGTGGAAAGTAAGCTTGTCTTTTGATCTGATTCTTATTGAGCTTCTTGCGCTGTTGATAAGATCAGCCACGTTCTTTCCTGGTGGCAATGGAGTTGGCATCTTTCCTCTTGGACCTAATATGGCACCAAGTGCCTTACCGATCTGTGCCATGTACTGAACTTCTGCAATGAAGAAGTCATACTCGTTGGCAACTGATCTTGCACGTGCTTTGTCTGTTCCCATCTCTGCAAGATCTTCTTCTGAGAATACCATCTCTGCGCCAGCATCTTTTGCCTGGAGACCTACTTCTCCTTTCGCAAATACTGCGATCTTGAGGTCTTTACCCAATCCGTTTGGAAGTAATATTTCTTCATCAACACGGTTTTTAGGCTGACTCATGTCCAGATTCTTTAGGTTAATAGCAAGCTCAACACCCTCTGAGAATTTCCTTTCAGGTGATTCGGCTATTAACTTTTCAATAGCTTTTACTATATTTTCGTCTGCCATTCTTTACCTCCCGTAGTGCGAACTCATGGTTCAGGCAGGGCCATTAAGGCCTACTACGGCTGTGTCTAGAGTTTCAAATCCTAAGATTATCACTCTGTCTATAGTGGGCACACCAATAAACAGTATTTATGTTAAAGTTATTGGTTAAAGCATGGGGTTACCATGCTTCTTGTGCCAGAGCGTCATCAAACTGTCCCTCGTCGATAGCTTTCTGGCATTCCTTTGGAGACATGCCTTCAGCAGTAACGCCCATTGGGACACAGGATCCAATTACTTCTTTTACAGCAGCTTTAAGGTCGTATGAAAGGATATCATCCTTCTTCATGCGTGCAATCTTTGCTGCCTGTGCAATAGTAATGTTTCCTACGATTGTTTTGCTAGGTTCGCCAGATCCCTTCTGGATTCCAGCTTCCTGTAATATGAGTGCAGATGTTGGTGGGGTTCCTACTTCAATTTCGAAACTCTTGTCAGCTGCTACTATTACCTTGACCGGGACTTGCATCCCATTGTAATCTCTTGTCTTCTCGTTGATCTTGTCGATCACGTCTTTTATGTTAATTCCAAGAGGACCAAGAGCAGGGCCGAGTGGTGGACCTGGATTTGCTTTTCCTCCTGGGACCAATGCTTCTACAACATTTGCCATTTGAATATCACCGTTGGATTAAATAATAAATATTAATTGATTTATGCGCTCAGGCATTTTCATCTTCATCTTTCCTGAGGACTCTTACAGTATCTCCGCGGATAGTTATAGGTATCGGTACAACTGCATCGAACAGTTCTACTGTGATTTCCTCGTGTCCTTCATCGACTCTCTTCACGCGTGCCTTTTCGCCTTTGAAAGGACCGGATGTTATCTCGATGATAGCGCCTTCGGAGATTCCTGTTACGGTTGGTTTTGGAGTAAGGAAGTGTGAGATTTCTTCTATAGAAGATCGTCCTTTCACCAATGCTCTGGCGTGGGGTACGGTCTGTATTGCCTGTTCCACTTCCTCAGGGGCTGCTGCTTCAATTAGCACATATCCTTTTAGCTCATCCGGTGCAAGGATCGCCCTGATGTCCAGATGCTCTTTCCTTGCGGACTGAGTTATCATATTTGCTACTGATCTTTCCTGATTCGCAGTTGTTTTGACTACGAATATTGCTGACTCTGCAGACATATTTACACCCATTTAGGCATTTCCACCAGAAGTACATAAATAAGGAAACCTATGAATCCTATAGCAAGGATGCCCAGACCCGCAACCTTGGCTATGGTCAGGAATTCCTCTCTGGAGGGTTTTTTTGTGAGTTTAAGTACCCTTAAATATGTCTTCAAGGATCGGTTTATGCTCTCGCTATTTATATTACTTAGATCGAATGAATTTTCTGCCAAGTCCTTCACAACCGGTTATGATCGTTGATTTATAATGCATGCGTTATATTTTGAAGCCGTATAATGTCAGAACTTTGTGTCTGTATATAGCGCCATCAAAACTACGTCTTTAATAAAATACCTTTCGATTGGATTGCGTATATATGCCATCCCATCGAAAGTTTTTCATGTTAAAAAAGGGAGAGATTCTATTTAACAAAATCGATTCCGTATTTTCGGGTTACGTTCTTTGCGCCGCCATGACCGTATATCTGCGGTGACTTCACACCGGTGACCACTATCATTGTGCGCACGGTCTGCTCAAGTTCATCATTGACCTGAGCTCCCCAGATGAGTCTTGCTTCAGGATCGATCCTGCTGTAAACTTCCTGCACAACACTTTCAGCTTCTGCAATTGTCATGTCCGGTCCGCCGATGACATTGACAAGTGCTGATGTTGCACCAGATATGTCTACGTCCAGAAGTGGGCTGCGAAGTGCTTTCTGTACTGATTCAACAGCTTTTGCCTCACCATCAGCTTCGCCAAGTCCGATCATTGCCACGCCACCGTTCTGCATGACGGTCCTGACATCGGCAAAGTCAAGGTTAACAAGACCTGGTTTTGTGATAAGTTCTGTGATTCCTTTTACTGCTCTCATGAGCACTTCATCGGATACTTTGAACGCTGCCTGAAGTGGCAATCTAGGAACAACCTCAAGGAGCTTGTCATTTGGAACAACAATTACGGTGTCGGCAACTTCTCTAAGTCTCTCCAGACCTGCTTCCGCATTTGTTCTTCTGACCTGACCTTCCACACTGAAAGGTAATGTAACAACGGCAATTGTAAGAGCACCTACGTCTCTTGCAGCTTCTGCTACAATTGGTGCTGAACCTGTTCCAGTTCCTCCTCCAAGTCCGCATGTAATGAACACCATGTCGCAACCGTTCACCACAGCTGCTATCTCGTCAACGCTCTCAAGAGCTGCATCTTCTCCTATCTGCGGGAGACTGCCGGCACCAAGACCTCTGGTCTTTTTTCTGCCTATGAGTATCTTCTGGTCTGCCTTTATGTTAAGTAGGTGCTGAGCATCTGTATTTACTGCGATGAACTCTGCGCCTTTGATTCCCTCTTCGACCATTCTCTGAGTACTGTTGGAGCCTCCTCCACCACAACCTATCACTTTGATATTGGTGTGTAGCTGGCGTAGCATCTCCTCTAACTCTGCATTTATGTCTTTGTGCTGGGGGCTTGAAGGTGAGCCGCGGAGATTTACCTCCTGTTCAGACCTTGCAAGTGCCTCTTCTACTATGGATCTCATTCTTTTTCTCCCTCAAATGAAAATCGTATATTGGATTACAGGTATGATTACTTATACTAATCGGACAACCGGATACGCTTTACCATTCTTTTGTGCACCATCTCGGGCTTGATGGTTTTTCCATCTAGTACTATTGGGTTTCCTTTTGCAAGTTCTCCAAGCATTGGCCCGGGAGGAATATCCAGTTCTTTTGCTGCTTTCGGATCAAATTTTTCACTGATGATGCAAAGTATATTCTCATCAGGAATATATTTAATTTCATAATGCTCTTTTAGTATTTTAATGCATTCATTTGTAACGTTCTGCATAGCACTTTTAGTCCCTTCTCCTATTCCCAGTATGGTATTTGAGAGAGTCCCGTTATTTCTTTCCATGTAAACGGGCGCACAACGTGCAAGCATTTCTTCAGTAAGCTTCCTGTTTGCTTTGACGGTTTCCTGGAACAATTCTTCATTGATGGTGCACAGAACTATTTCATCACTTTCGTTCTCACTTTTCAACCGGATGTTCTCTGTCTGCGATGTGAATGTCTCACTGGCTCTGAACTTTCCTTCTGGACAGAGCTCATTGAACTTGTTCTTAATATCCAGGAACAGATTCCATGGGACCTTTCCAATCTCCCTGATGTCACTCTCTCTTAGTATTATATAATGTAACTCTTCTGTAAGGGTGGATAGTCTCTCTCTTTCTTTTGCACTCATGGATTTCCTGTCAAAATATGCAAAATCAGCACCAGATTTCTCAAAAGCCTGCAACATCATATCTTTGTCTACAAAAGCTAATTGGTAATCCGGAAAATTATGTCCGAACGTAACTTCTGTTCCCAGTATTAGTTCAGTTTGCCTGGATGCATAATGTCCTCCGCCAAAACCAATCGCAACAGGGATGTATCGGTCATCCTCTTTCATATCTATGGATTCTCTGATGGCTTCGAGTATAGCCTTTGCTGCAACGTTGCCTGCTTTAGGATCTTTCCATTGTATCTCAGAACTCCCTATCTCTGCATAAACCATTGGTGTTTTCAGATCGGTAGGTCCGTGATGTGTGGACTCCATGTTCACTTCATAATCCAGTTCCGTAGAGAATCTTTGCATGTTTTTCAGTATGTGGCGCAACATATGTGGTGCGGCCACAGAAAGCTCTCGTTGTCTTCCTCCGAAATCTGCTTTGTCCGGGTTTCCGGTAAAGTGAGCAGTGAGTACCGATCTTCCGTCGCTGCTCTTATGCTTTGAAGCGACAACTATCAGGTCTGTGTCATATCCGGATGACTTCATCTTCTCATCAATCCGGTCTTCATAAATATGATGTCCTTCAATTTCTAGAATTCTCATTTCCGCATTTTCATAAACTGAAATGAGTTCCTTCCAGTCGCCGGGTATATCTTGTGCTTTATCCCACTCTGCGTTTTGAAGTAAGTGTTCTTTTATGTTCTGGCTTGCAGCATCAGCGGCAGAACATAATATGTTTATCTTCTTCATGTTCTCTAGTCCTGTCTCTCCGGTCATTCATTGCAAATATAAAAGCTCTTTTACAGTGGATATCTTTTCTCTCAGTAGTTTTAATGCTTATGATGTTATCATTTGGGATGAAGTTTTATCATAGTATTGGTCTCTTATGGAATTATCATCTGTTTCTGGGCCGGTACGGGATGAATTCCAATCCTCTCTCATAACTGAAATTACACGATGAATTAAAAGACGTGATACCTTGACTGAAATTACAATTAACGGCGTATTGATAAGAAAGTTAGAATATGCAGGTTTCATGGTAAAGTCTGATGAAATGGTCATTTATATTGATCCTCATGGACTTGGCAATGAAAAGATTCCTGAAGATGATATGGCAGATCTTATCCTGATCACACACGAGCACTTCGGTCACTGTGATCCGGATTCTATCAGAAAGGTTCGCAAATCCGATTCTACAACTCTTATTCCTGAGAAGATGAGCCTGCAGTTCAGGGGCGATGCCAGGAGAGTAATGGAGGGTGATTCTCTGTCAGGTGAGCTATGCATTAAAGGAGTAGATATTGAAGTTCTTCCTTCATATGCCACTTGCAATCCGGATCGCACTCTTGATGATGGTGTTGGTTACTTCTTCACTTTCAATGATCTAAAAATATATCATGCAGGACACTCATGCTGTATTCCTGATATGTCTGCTTCTCCTGATGTCTTAGTGTTGCCTGTGGATTGTCTTATAACGGATGTTCAAAAAGCACTGGATTCTGTAGTTAAATTTTCGCCGGATTATGTAATTCCAATGTCTTATAGTGATGTAAATAATACTGAAGCATCAGAGTTTTTAGATGCAATAAGGTCAAAGCTTCCTTCAACAGAGGTCTTATTCTTATAAAGTCAGGTGCTATCATGGCCAAATCCCGAAAAAAAAGCAAGGTTGTAGCCCGTAGTATTGCGCAGGAGCGTATAGAGTATCTTTTCGGTCTTGCAAGAAGTGAGTTTTCAGCTTCTTCTGAAATGAGTAAAAGATATGTTGCACTTGCCCGCAAAATTGGCATGAGGCACAGGGTTAGCATTTCATCCGAATTGAAAAGGACTTTTTGCAAAAACTGCGGTTCATTGCTTGTGCCAGGGAATAATTCAAGGGTGCGTTTGAAGGATGATACTATAATAATCACATGTCTTGATTGTGGCAGTATTAAACGGTATCCTTTTGATAAAGAAAAGAAAGAATGATCAAGGATTGATCCATGAGAGCAACTTTGTTCCCATATATGCTACTATGAATATGATTGTGCCCATGGCAACATAGAGGAATATATTTCTGAATACTATATCTTTTTCAGAGCCTGCTTTAATCCCAAGGCCGCCACCACATCCTCCGCCGCATCCTGCACTGCACGATGTGCATGAAATGGTTTTGCCTGGCTCTGTTTCATTATCTATTTTATTTAATAAAGGAATTGTTGTTTTTTCAGACATCGTATTATATTGTCTCCTTTATTCTATTAGGTTCTTGCCAGTGGACTGTGACCCAATATTCTCTCTATGCTTTTATTCTTTATGAAAAACAGACGACGAGAGGGGGATTCGAACCCCCGAGATGCATAGCATCACAGGATTAGCAATCCTGCGCCATACCGGGCTTGGCTATCTCGTCTCATTTGTAATGTTCGTTCCTAAACGCAATTCAGGTATTTAACGTTTTCCGGGTCAAAGTGACAGGCACGCCTGAAGTTGCTGCTCTTTCCATGATCAGGTGGTCTGGAATCTCTTCTCCACCCCGCAACCCTCCAAGCGACGATTGTCTACGGTAGGCCTGCTCCCTTCCGGGCCTGGGCTGGTTCCCGCAGTTAAGATATAAGTACATGCTCTCCAGTAAGCACCTATATCAACGTCATCCAAGCAGGACGGGGTTTCTCAGTTGAAATCACAGGTTTGAAAATGGTCCAAACATCTTCCTCAGGCTTCGTCCCCCGCGTATCGGCGATTTCGGGTTACAGGTAACGCCGGGCTACCCGGACTAGCCTGCCACCCTTAGATATGCATTACAGGTTATAAAAGTATCCTTTGTAGGGGTCAGGTTAGCAGTGTTCGATGTTAGGAAATAGGTTTTGGATGGAAACATGTAAAAGTAATATATAGAATGCTGGACAATAGTAAACTAGGAGGCCGAAAATGGAAGAATTGATCGGATTTGTAACTGGTAACAAAAATCGCCAGAAATTACTCGCTCTTTTAGGTTCAAAACATCAGCTTGATGCTGCAAAACTTGCCAAGAACATGCATATAGCACGTCCCTCAGTAGAAAAGATAGTAGGGGAGTTACTTGAAAAAGAGTTGATAGTTCAGGAATCTGATGTATATATGCTTACTGAACTGGGTGAATCTCTGGAACGTAAGGTTCAGAGCATTTAATACCCTTTCTTTTTTCTTATTTTTGGACTCTCAGTTCAATATGATCATTGGCTCATATCAGAGTATCTGTTCTGAGCTTAATTCCGCTTTCAGTGATTGCATATTCTTTGATCGAGCGCTTATGTTTAGCACCCCTGGATTTTGTAACGCACATATATCTGCGGTCTCTTGCTTTGGAATTGTGTAATATGAGAACAGAATCCATTATTGAGGATACGTCGATTTTTTCATTTCCCGGGCAGTCAGAAGGTGCGATATCTGTGGTGAACAAGGATGTGATATTCTTGCTTTTCAGGTAACTTGTAATTGAATAGAGATATCCTCTAAGTTCAAGCATGTCAGGTATCGATATTTCCATATGGTTCGTACCATCAAAAAAGACCCTTCGA
The sequence above is a segment of the uncultured Methanolobus sp. genome. Coding sequences within it:
- the cbiQ gene encoding cobalt ECF transporter T component CbiQ: MEYPEIDAYASLDSPIHRFDPRAKIVSFTFLIFSFVFVNDIRVAVLGFLFSLLLLLLSRLPPGFAFKRIRMVFFFLFPLLLVMPFTVDGKELFGIAGLSFTLDGLTFALLVIIRALAAVTLALTMLATTRFDITVKALYSLKIPGVLVQMLMFTYRYIFVITDEFSRMWESMECKGFSLKANYHGLSIFGNMLGMIIIKSYDRTRRVYESMVSKGYNGKPRTLINLKMSTKDYVLSTCMVGIAIFVHVYQFIFLIELL
- a CDS encoding ABC transporter ATP-binding protein; translation: MVEAIKVEGLSYSYSDGTKALDDVNISINEGEKVVVIGPNGAGKTTFFLHLNGTIKNPGGDVRVFGRRIADLKIEDRIHQVGVVFQDPDDQLFMPTVFDDVAFGPINMGLDKDEVKNRVQKALSKVGLSGFEEKVPHNLSYGQKKRVALAAVLSMEPKVLVLDEPTANLDPKSRADFISLISDLNEKDGITTIIAMHDVNALPALADRVYVLNKRIVAEGSPRDIFSDWSLLNENNLEAPDVFKLFKVLNCFGYSSDDLPLSFDEAVEILTKTIEGTEGHIHLHVHEHTHKEISRVMNSYNHHRNGKK
- a CDS encoding AarF/UbiB family protein; protein product: MFRKIRRYITIFRVFSKYNLFSLVYSEVNQYYVSNRRNPCVLDSRNREKAVKLRKALEELGPTFIKLGQILSKRPDIVPAVYIEELGNLQDNVNPLEFDKMKVAFEGFSCSIGTETDETLEHSNFDILSIFDEFNTEAIACASIAQIYEAKLDGKKVAVKITRPNLIETINLDLAILNDIKPLIVRVLGLGKNFDIDAFLFEFRELLNRELDLSNEARNIKRFEENFADVKEVHVPHIYDEFSNENVLVMDYMEGVTIRKLSGVTPEKKKWYADIISKSYLKQVYLDGFYHADPHSSNIILQEGGIAYIDFGAVGTIDDELRRNMLNLFYGIYKKRLDVVFESFMKITGINKEDINIRRFKLDLDDIISKQNYSSGERQSDNYATLALKYDLSLPSEFSTLERALILIEANCLELDPKFNLLENAKPVITKVLMKRYSPFEAFEYLQLEGDRYLEIIKELPQGVNDVIETIRGYKIERFEKKTDEIRKYKTIDSISKYTFLLGILLASSYFAASGEGYLPVMGIIGFMSAIFLFAVMFVNKS
- a CDS encoding class I SAM-dependent methyltransferase, encoding MEINHKKGNNFGWLFGGKHYDFFATILGFGNTYYSQVADALPLEKGMNVLDLGCGTESVGIAVSDQLEGNVKLHGLDLSGIQLGYAASKGLKRDVPLNLYRGSMDLLPFNDGSFDLVVTSVAFCETTSEVRKGAIVEVSRVLKEKGFFAIVDCAKPILGLDTVMMLPFFMFKETAESWNNHYPEICRENNLILENEVYIKSYVKCQLFRKAD
- the rpl12p gene encoding 50S ribosomal protein P1; translation: MEYIYAALLLFKAGKDITEEAVTAVLQAAGVDVSDARAKALVAALDGVDIEEAMATAAVAAAPAAAAAPAAAAAVEEAPAEEEEEDKSEESGMAGLGALFG
- a CDS encoding 50S ribosomal protein L10; translation: MAKEHHTSHIPQWKKDEVEAIKELVKEYPIMGVVGIGGIPAKQLQKMRRDLKGKAVLKVARNTLIKRALEQTDDVKEMVEYVDVQTALVFTEQNPFKLFKTMENSKSPSPIKAGAIAPRDIIVEKGPTSFPPGPILGDMQAAGIPAAIDKGKVVIKDTKTVAKEGEAVSQKLAAMLTRLEIYPMEVGLDLRAALENGMIFTPDVLAIDENKYFSDIVLAAQQAFNTSVFAAYPTEENIKTLIAKATTESRNLGVEAVVLEPGIVDLLLGKAQLEMLSVASAASANNEDAVDDELKEALGAAASAAAASVATTTVEAEEEKEEEQEEEASEEDGMAGLGALFG
- a CDS encoding 50S ribosomal protein L1, coding for MADENIVKAIEKLIAESPERKFSEGVELAINLKNLDMSQPKNRVDEEILLPNGLGKDLKIAVFAKGEVGLQAKDAGAEMVFSEEDLAEMGTDKARARSVANEYDFFIAEVQYMAQIGKALGAILGPRGKMPTPLPPGKNVADLINSARSSIRIRSKDKLTFHVSVGRKNMEVQKLAENIETVLSRVEGALEKGKHNIRSIYVTTTMGKSVKVV
- a CDS encoding 50S ribosomal protein L11 — protein: MANVVEALVPGGKANPGPPLGPALGPLGINIKDVIDKINEKTRDYNGMQVPVKVIVAADKSFEIEVGTPPTSALILQEAGIQKGSGEPSKTIVGNITIAQAAKIARMKKDDILSYDLKAAVKEVIGSCVPMGVTAEGMSPKECQKAIDEGQFDDALAQEAW
- a CDS encoding transcription elongation factor Spt5; this translates as MSAESAIFVVKTTANQERSVANMITQSARKEHLDIRAILAPDELKGYVLIEAAAPEEVEQAIQTVPHARALVKGRSSIEEISHFLTPKPTVTGISEGAIIEITSGPFKGEKARVKRVDEGHEEITVELFDAVVPIPITIRGDTVRVLRKDEDENA
- a CDS encoding protein translocase SEC61 complex subunit gamma, with amino-acid sequence MAENSFDLSNINSESINRSLKTYLRVLKLTKKPSREEFLTIAKVAGLGILAIGFIGFLIYVLLVEMPKWV